A DNA window from Aspergillus nidulans FGSC A4 chromosome I contains the following coding sequences:
- a CDS encoding acetyl-CoA carboxylase ACC1 (transcript_id=CADANIAT00006886), with amino-acid sequence MGVPDGTTNGHGGSRAAKHNLPSHFIGGNHLDAAAPSSVKDFVANHEGHSVITSVLIANNGIAAVKEIRSVRKWAYETFGNERAIQFTVMATPEDLAANADYIRMADQYVEVPGGTNNNNYANVELIVDVAERMDVHAVWAGWGHASENPRLPESLAASPKKIIFIGPPASAMRSLGDKISSTIVAQHAQVPCIPWSGTGVDEVKVDENGIVTVEEEVYNKGCTFSPEEGLEKAKQIGFPVMIKASEGGGGKGIRKVEKEEDFINLYNAAANEIPGSPIFIMKLAGNARHLEVQLLADQYGNNISLFGRDCSVQRRHQKIIEEAPVTIANPTTFQAMERAAVSLGKLVGYVSAGTVEYLYSHADDKFYFLELNPRLQVEHPTTEMVTGVNLPAAQLQIAMGIPLHRIRDIRLLYGVDPNTSAEIDFDFSSEESFKTQRRPQPKGHTTACRITSEDPGEGFKPSSGTMHELNFRSSSNVWGYFSVGTAGGIHSFSDSQFGHIFAYGENRSASRKHMVIALKELSIRGDFRTTIEYLIKLLETPAFEENKITTGWLDQLISNKLTAERPDTTIAVLCGAVTKAHQASEARLEEYRNGIQKGQVPSKDVLKTVFPVDFIYEGKRYKFTATRAGLDSYHLFINGSKCSIGVRALADGGLLVLLNGRSHNVYWKEEAAATRISVDGKTCLLEQENDPTQLRTPSPGKLVKFTVENGEHVRAGQPFAEVEVMKMYMPLIAQEDGIVQLIKQPGATLEAGDILGILALDDPSRVKHAQPFTEQLPPIGPPQVVGNKPAQRFFLLHSILENILKGFDNQVIMNSTLKELIEVLRDPELPYSEWNAQSSALHSRMPQKLDAQLQNIVDRARSRKAEFPARQLQKTMVRFIEENVNPADAEILKTTLLPLVQVINNYIEGLKAHEYKVFVGLLEQYYAVEKLFSGSKARYEDGILALREEHKDDVATIVQIALSHSRIGAKNDLILAILSIYRPNQPGMANVGQYFKSILKKLTEIESRAAAKVTLKAREVLIQCALPSLEERLSQMELILRSSVAESQYGETGWAHREPDLGALKEVVDSKYTVFDVLPRFFVHKDAWVTLAALEVYVRRAYRAYSIQGIQYHHEGEPAFLSWDFTMGKLGQPEFGSMTAVTHPSTPSTPTTESNPFKRVSSISDMSNLLNDSPNGTPRKGVILPVQYLEDAEEYLTKALEVFPRAGTRKPSDHGLIASLEGKRRPAPRADSESTELTGVLNIAIRDIEELDDAQIVAQISKLVSSFKDEFLARRIRRVTFICGKDGVYPSYYTFRGPNYEEDESIRHSEPALAFQLELNRLSKFKIKPVFTENRNIHVYEAIGKGPENDKALDKRYFVRAVVRPGRLRDDIPTAEYLTSEADRLMNDILDALEVIGNNNSDLNHIFINFSPVFNLQPKDVEEALAGFLDRFGLRLWRLRVTGAEIRILCTDPATGMPYPLRVIISNTVGYIIQVELYIEKKSEKGEWLLHSIGGTNKLGSNHLRPVSTPYPTKEWLQPKRYKAHVMGTQYVYDFPELFREAFQNSWTKAIEKSPSLIERRPPLGECMEYSELVLDDTDNLVEISRGPGTNTHGMVGWIVTARTPEYPEGRRFIIVANDITFQIGSFGPLEDKFFHKCTELARKLGIPRVYLSANSGARIGMADELIPYFSVAWNDPAKPEAGFKYLYLTPEVKKKFDASKQKEVITELIHDEGEERHKITTIIGAKDGLGVECLKGSGLIAGATSRAYEDIFTITLVTCRSVGIGAYLVRLGQRAIQVEGQPIILTGAPAINKLLGREVYTSNLQLGGTQIMYRNGVSHMTAANDFDGVEKIVDWLAFVPEKKGSLPPIRPLADPWDRDVSYHPPAKQAYDVRWLINGKEDEEGFLPGLFDAGSFEEALGGWARTVVVGRARLGGIPMGVIAVETRSVENVTPADPANPDSMEMITQEAGGVWYPNSSFKTAQALRDFNNGEQLPVMILANWRGFSGGQRDMYNEVLKYGSYIVDALVKYEQPIFVYIPPFGELRGGSWVVVDPTINPDQMEMYADEEARGGVLEPEGIVNIKFRRDKQLETMARLDPTYGELRRALQDKNLSKEKLSDIKDKMAAREEQLLPVYMQIALQFADLHDRAGRMQAKNTIRQALSWKNARRFFYWRVRRRISEEYIIKRMLTACPAPVQGEGSGAVAQGVSPAPSDSPRTTHLRTLHSWTPFLENEVENDDRRVAVWYEENKELIQEKIEALKSQAIASQISDVLFSNRESGLKGIQQALSFLPVEEKESILKYLGSN; translated from the exons ATGGGCGTCCCAGACGGTACAACAAACGGCCACGGAGGCTCTCGAGCCGCCAAACACAACCTCCCCTCACATTTCATTGGTGGCAACCACTTAGACGCTGCTGCCCCAAGCAGCGTCAAGGACTTTGTCGCTAACCATGAAGGTCACTCCGTCATCACCTCG GTCCTTATCGCGAATAACGGTATTGCGGCCGTCAAGGAGATTCGATCTGTCCGAAAATGGGCCTACGAGACATTCGGCAACGAGCGTGCCATTCAATTCACAGTGATGGCAACCCCAGAAGATCTGGCGGCGAACGCCGACTATATCCGTATGGCTGATCAATATGTTGAG GTCCCTGGTGGTACGAATAACAACAACTACGCCAACGTCGAGCTGATTGTGGATGTGGCTGAACGGATGGACGTTCACGCCGTCTGGGCCGGTTGGGGTCACGCCTCTGAGAACCCCCGGTTACCAGAATCTCTAGCCGCTTCTCCCAAAAAGATCATCTTTATTGGACCTCCCGCCTCTGCGATGCGATCTCTTGGTGACAAGATTTCCTCTACTATCGTCGCTCAGCACGCTCAGGTACCGTGCATTCCGTGGTCTGGAACCGGTGTAGATGAGGTGAAGGTTGATGAGAACGGCATCGTTacggtggaggaagaggtttaCAACAAGGGATGCACATTCTCTCCGGAAGAGGGTCTAGAGAAAGCCAAGCAGATTGGATTCCCCGTCATGATTAAAGCCTCCGAGGGTGGCGGTGGTAAGGGTATCCGTAaggttgagaaggaagaggactttATCAACCTGTACAATGCTGCGGCGAATGAGATTCCTGGGTCACCTATCTTCATCATGAAGCTTGCCGGTAACGCCCGCCACTTGGAAGTGCAGTTGTTGGCTGACCAGTACGGTAACAATATTTCGCTTTTCGGTCGTGACTGTTCCGTGCAGCGACGGCACCAGAAGATTATTGAGGAGGCGCCAGTAACCATTGCGAACCCTACAACTTTCCAGGCCATGGAACGTGCCGCCGTGAGCTTGGGTAAGCTTGTCGGTTACGTCTCCGCCGGTACGGTTGAGTACCTGTACTCTCACGCTGATGACAAATTTTACTTCCTGGAGCTCAACCCGCGTCTGCAGGTCGAGCATCCCACCACTGAAATGGTCACTGGTGTCAACTTGCCCGCTGCCCAGCTCCAGATTGCCATGGGTATCCCTCTGCACCGTATCCGTGACATTCGTCTGCTTTATGGCGTTGACCCCAATACATCGGCGGAGATAGACTTCGACTTTTCCAGCGAAGAGAGCTTCAAGACTCAGCGCCGTCCTCAGCCCAAGGGACACACCACCGCTTGCCGTATCACTTCCGAAGATCCTGGTGAGGGTTTCAAGCCCTCTAGCGGAACCATGCACGAGTTGAACTTCCGAAGTTCATCTAACGTTTGGGGTTACTTCTCTGTCGGAACAGCGGGTGGTATCCACAGTTTCTCCGACAGCCAGTTCGGTCACATCTTCGCGTACGGAGAGAACCGCTCCGCCTCGCGAAAGCACATGGTCATTGCCCTGAAAGAATTGAGCATTCGTGGTGATTTCCGGACGACAATTGAGTACCTGATCAAGCTCTTGGAGACGCCAGCTTTTGAGGAAAACAAGATCACCACTGGTTGGTTGGATCAGCTGATTTCCAACAAGCTGACTGCAGAGCGTCCCGATACAACGATCGCTGTGCTCTGCGGTGCTGTCACTAAAGCCCATCAGGCTAGCGAGGCGCGCCTTGAAGAGTACCGTAACGGCATTCAGAAGGGTCAGGTTCCCTCTAAGGATGTCCTGAAAACCGTCTTCCCCGTGGACTTCATCTACGAGGGTAAGCGGTACAAGTTCACTGCCACCCGTGCCGGTCTTGACAGCTATcacctcttcatcaacggttCTAAGTGCTCGATTGGTGTGCGTGCCTTGGCTGACGGTGGACTActcgtcctcctcaacgGTCGGAGCCATAACGTATactggaaggaggaggccgCTGCTACCCGTATTAGTGTGGACGGCAAGACTTGCTTGctcgagcaggagaatgaTCCTACTCAACTTCGTACTCCCTCTCCCGGAAAGTTGGTCAAGTTCACCGTCGAGAACGGAGAGCATGTCCGCGCCGGTCAGCCTtttgctgaagttgaagtcATGAAGATGTACATGCCTCTGATCGCCCAGGAGGACGGTATTGTCCAGCTCATCAAGCAGCCCGGTGCCACCCTTGAGGCTGGTGACATTCTTGGtatccttgcccttgacgatCCATCCCGTGTCAAGCATGCTCAGCCGTTCACCGAGCAGCTTCCCCCAATTGGACCCCCTCAGGTCGTTGGTAATAAGCCTGCTCAACGATTTTTCCTCTTGCACAGCATTTTGGAGAACATCTTGAAGGGTTTCGACAACCAGGTTATTATGAACTCTACTCTCAAGGAGCTCATCGAGGTCCTTCGCGACCCCGAGTTGCCTTACAGCGAATGGAACGCCCAGTCTTCCGCCCTCCACTCCCGCATGCCCCAGAAATTGGATGCTCAGCTTCAAAACATTGTTGACCGCGCTCGGTCACGCAAGGCCGAGTTTCCGGCCaggcagctgcagaagactaTGGTCCGATTCATTGAAGAGAATGTCAACCCTGCTGACGCCGAGATCCTGAAGACTACACTTCTTCCTTTGGTTCAGGTTATTAATAACTACATCGAAGGCTTGAAGGCGCACGAATACAAGGTGTTCGTTGGACTTCTCGAGCAGTACTACGCTGTGGAGAAGCTGTTCTCTGGCAGCAAAGCTCGATATGAGGATGGTATCCTCGCCCTCCGTGAGGAGCACAAGGATGATGTTGCCACTATTGTGCAGATCGCCCTGTCTCACAGCCGCATCGGCGCCAAGAACGACCTCATCCTCGCGATCCTGTCGATCTACCGTCCCAACCAGCCTGGAATGGCCAATGTGGGCCAGTACTTCAAGTCGATTCTGAAGAAACTGACTGAAATTGAGTCGCGTGCTGCGGCCAAGGTCACCCTGAAGGCTCGTGAAGTCCTCATTCAGTGCGCTCTGCCTTCGCTGGAGGAGCGTCTTTCTCAGATGGAGCTCATTCTGCGCTCCTCTGTTGCGGAGTCTCAGTACGGCGAGACCGGCTGGGCCCACCGTGAGCCCGATCTCGGTGCCCTCAAGGAGGTTGTCGATTCCAAATACACCGTGTTCGACGTTCTGCCACGCTTCTTTGTTCACAAGGATGCGTGGGTCACTTTGGCGGCTCTCGAAGTCTATGTGCGCCGCGCCTACCGTGCTTACTCAATTCAGGGTATCCAGTATCACCACGAGGGCGAGCCAGCATTCCTGTCTTGGGACTTCACAATGGGCAAGCTGGGTCAGCCTGAGTTCGGTTCCATGACTGCTGTCACCCACCCCTCCACGCCAAGCACGCCTACCACTGAATCAAACCCCTTCAAGCGCGTCTCCTCAATCAGTGACATGTCCAACTTGCTAAATGACAGCCCCAACGGGACTCCCAGAAAGGGTGTCATCCTTCCTGTACAGTACCTCGAAGATGCCGAAGAGTACCTCACCAAGGCTTTGGAAGTGTTCCCAAGGGCTGGCACTAGGAAGCCTAGCGACCATGGCCTAATTGCCTCTCTTGAGGGGAAGCGCCGTCCGGCTCCCCGTGCTGACAGTGAGTCTACTGAGCTGACCGGAGTCTTAAACATCGCCATCCGTGACATCGAGGAGCTTGATGATGCCCAGATCGTTGCCCAGATCAGTAAGCTCGTTTCTAGCTTCAAGGACGAGTTCCTTGCGCGCCGCATTCGTCGTGTGACGTTCATCTGCGGCAAGGATGGTGTCTACCCCAGCTACTACACCTTCAGAGGTCCCAActacgaagaggatgagagtATCCGCCACAGCGAGCCTGCCCTGGCCTTCCAGCTCGAACTCAACCGTCTTTCCAAGTTCAAGATCAAGCCCGTATTCACAGAGAACAGGAACATCCATGTCTACGAGGCGATTGGCAAGGGGCCTGAGAACGATAAGGCTTTGGACAAACGGTACTTCGTTCGCGCTGTCGTCCGTCCCGGCCGACTCCGTGACGATATCCCCACTGCGGAGTACCTTACCTCGGAAGCTGACCGTTTGATGAACGACATTCTTGATGCCCTTGAGGTCATTGGCAACAACAACTCCGATCTCAaccacatcttcatcaacttctCCCCCGTCTTCAACTTACAGCCCAAAGATGTGGAAGAGGCATTAGCAGGCTTCTTGGATCGCTTCGGCCTTCGCCTTTGGCGCCTTCGTGTCACTGGTGCCGAGATCCGCATTCTATGCACCGATCCCGCCACTGGCATGCCATACCCTCTGCGTGTGATCATTAGCAACACTGTTGGCTATATCATCCAGGTTGAGCTTTACATTGAGAAAAAGTCCGAGAAGGGCGAGTGGCTTCTTCACAGCATTGGTGGCACTAACAAGCTTGGATCCAACCACTTGCGTCCGGTTTCCACCCCTTACCCTACCAAGGAGTGGCTGCAGCCTAAGCGCTACAAGGCTCACGTCATGGGTACTCAATATGTGTACGACTTCCCTGAGCTCTTCCGTGAAGCTTTCCAGAACTCGTGGACCAAGGCCATAGAGAAGAGCCCGAGCTTGATCGAgcgtcgtcctcctcttgGCGAGTGCATGGAATACAGCGAGCTTGTCTTAGACGATACTGACAACCTGGTTGAGATTTCTCGCGGCCCTGGCACCAACACCCACGGTATGGTTGGATGGATAGTTACTGCTCGCACCCCCGAGTATCCCGAGGGCAGACGCTTCATCATTGTTGCGAATGACATTACCTTCCAGATCGGTTCGTTCGGTCCATTGGAAGACAAGTTCTTCCACAAATGTACCGAATTGGCTCGTAAGCTCGGAATCCCTCGTGTCTACCTTTCTGCCAACTCTGGTGCTCGCATTGGTATGGCGGATGAGCTCATCCCATACTTCTCCGTTGCTTGGAACGACCCTGCTAAGCCTGAGGCTGGCTTCAAGTACCTTTACCTCACACCtgaggtgaagaagaagttcgaCGCAAGCAAGCAGAAGGAGGTTATCACTGAACTGATTCAcgatgagggtgaggagcGCCACAAGATCACCACCATTATCGGTGCCAAGGATGGTCTTGGAGTCGAGTGTCTTAAGGGTTCTGGTCTCATTGCTGGTGCCACTTCCCGCGCTTACGAAGACATTTTTACCATTACTCTCGTCACCTGCCGTTCAGTCGGTATTGGTGCCTACCTTGTCCGTCTTGGACAAAGAGCTATTCAGGTTGAGGGCCAGCCTATCATTCTTACTGGTGCTCctgccatcaacaagctgCTAGGAAGAGAGGTCTATACTTCCAACCTGCAGCTTGGTGGTACTCAGATCATGTACAGGAACGGTGTTTCTCACATGACCGCTGCTAACGACTTCGATGGTGTCGAGAAAATTGTCGACTGGCTTGCCTTCGTCCCCGAAAAGAAGGGCTCTCTGCCACCCATCCGACCACTCGCCGACCCTTGGGATCGTGACGTTTCTTACCACCCTCCTGCAAAGCAAGCCTACGATGTCCGTTGGCTCATCAATGGtaaggaagacgaggaaggctTCCTCCCTGGTCTTTTCGACGCCGGCTCCTTCGAGGAGGCTCTTGGTGGCTGGGCTCGCACTGTCGTTGTTGGTCGTGCTAGACTTGGTGGCATCCCCATGGGTGTTATCGCTGTCGAGACACGCTCTGTGGAGAACGTTACTCCGGCTGATCCTGCTAACCCCGACTCTATGGAAATGATCACCCAGGAAGCGGGCGGTGTCTGGTACCCTAACTCGTCCTTCAAGACTGCCCAGGCCCTCCGGGACTTCAACAACGGCGAGCAGCTTCCCGTTATGATATTGGCTAACTGGAGAGGTTTCTCTGGTGGACAACGTGACATGTACAACGAGGTTCTGAAGTACGGTTCCTACATCGTGGATGCTCTCGTCAAATACGAGCAGCCTATTTTCGTGTACATTCCTCCGTTCGGTGAACTCCGTGGTGGTTCTTGGGTCGTTGTCGACCCTACCATCAACCCCGACCAGATGGAAATGTACGCCGATGAGGAGGCCCGTGGTGGTGTCCTGGAGCCCGAGGGTATCGTTAACATCAAATTCCGCCGCGACAAGCAGTTGGAGACCATGGCTCGTTTGGACCCTACTTACGGAGAACTTCGCCGCGCTCTTCAGGACAAGAACCTCAGCAAGGAGAAACTTTCCGACATCAAGGACAAAATGGCGGCACGCGAGGAGCAACTCCTTCCTGTTTACATGCAGATTGCATTGCAGTTTGCCGATCTGCACGATCGTGCTGGCCGCATGCAAGCCAAGAACACCATCCGCCAAGCCCTCTCCTGGAAGAACGCTCGTCGCTTCTTCTACTGGCGTGTTCGCCGCCGTATTAGCGAGGAGTACATTATCAAGCGCATGCTCACCGCATGCCCTGCTCCTGTTCAGGGTGAAGGCAGCGGAGCTGTCGCCCAGGGTGTGTCGCCTGCCCCTAGCGACTCCCCTCGCACCACCCATCTCCGCACTTTGCACTCATGGACTCCCTTCCTTGAGAACGAGGTTGAGAATGACGACCGTCGCGTCGCCGTCTGGTAtgaggagaacaaggagcttatccaggagaagattgaagcTCTCAAGTCTCAAGCCATCGCTTCCCAGATCTCCGAcgtcctcttcagcaaccgCGAAAGCGGCCTCAAGGGCATTCAGCAGgctctcagcttcctccctgttgaagagaaagagtcCATTCTCAAATACCTCGGATCCAACTAG
- the nde1 gene encoding nuclear distribution protein NudE (transcript_id=CADANIAT00006887) — translation MPSADEPSSTRTNGTSSRSDQLAYYKKQYEQLESELADFQASSRELEAELEKEIEASEKRERQLKEKVDNLRYEVEEWKSKYKQSKSEASTAQNALQKEITSLRDANLTLQLKLRDTEVANDDYERQARHTTSSLEDMESKYNQALEREVLLDMEYKQGEQERESLRIENQRLRDELNDLKIETEIVQERLRNNNRRRRPAPLGRSPSTPHTPEIFDRSPGESTVSSPLFSTPPTKLSLTLASATATPPSPPMSETSSSMRKSLTAASGFPLQKASASESFGTRSLYGNRPQRFQAHSRATSYAFSNGRSTPSATTTRPSLPKANNTTANRPSGIPKSGSLHQIRGLIGKMQKLEERVQSAKSKLPPPSETASRASSRAGSMLDASPGAATIAMRRDTRKRLSGSSFSSSVRDGDGAPSYVTSSRPSYGTRTQGDSRPSSRTSFSSSLSHSTHPSVTPSNRPESRQSRTKTPLGHYSTNPTTESRRPRSSLSNPAGQSTPINGMTYIDEDEDLAEQFNMRATISSTRPTRLPSFSNPAFSTPTGLKKRSTSGMSGIPAPRTLRRGNTMGPPKTKPKPVAGDLGETF, via the exons ATGCCTTCCGCCGAtgagccttcttcaacccgcACCAACGGGACCAGTTCCCGATCGGATCAGCTTGCGTACTACAAGAAACAGTATGAACAGCTTGAGTCTGAGCTTGCCGatttccaggcttccagtcGCGAATTAGAGGCAGAGctagagaaggaaattgAGGCGTCTGAGAAGCGTGAGCGacagttgaaggagaaggtggaCAACCTGAGGTATGAagtggaggagtggaag TCGAAATACAAGCAATCCAAGTCAGAAGCTAGTACTGCCCAGAATGCACTGCAGAAAGAAATAACTTCGCTGCGTGATGCGAACCTGACACTACAACTGAAGTTGCGGGACACAGAAGTTGCCAATGATGATTACGAACGTCAGGCCCGGCATACCACCTCATCCCTGGAGGATATGGAGTCCAAGTACAATCAGGCTCTTGAGAGAGAGGTTCTATTGGATATGGAGTATAAACAAGGCGAACAGGAACGGGAGAGTCTGCGCATTGAGAATCAGCGGCTCCGTGATGAACTGAACGATCTGAAGATCGAAACTGAGATCGTTCAAGAGAGGCTCAGGAACAAtaaccgccgccgccgcccagCACCTCTTGGGCGCAGTCCCTCGACGCCGCATACTCCTGAGATCTTCGACCGTTCTCCCGGAGAATCGACAGTGTCTTCGCCGCTTTTCAGCACTCCTCCAACCAAACTATCGCTGACGCTGGCTTCTGCAACTGCAACGCCACCGTCACCTCCCATGTCTGAAACGTCGAGTAGTATGCGCAAGTCATTGACTGCAGCATCGGGGTTTCCCCTCCAGAAAGCATCGGCTTCCGAATCTTTTGGTACACGATCGCTTTATGGCAATAGACCGCAACGATTTCAAGCCCACTCCCGGGCCACCTCTTACGCATTTAGCAACGGTCGCTCCACGCCCTCTGCTACTACTACCAGACCTAGTTTGCCTAAAGCGAACAACACTACCGCAAATCGCCCATCTGGGATACCCAAATCTGGCTCTCTGCATCAGATTCGTGGACTTATCGGGAAGatgcagaaactggaagagagGGTTCAGTCTGCAAAATCCAAGCTACCTCCTCCGTCAGAGACTGCTTCAAGAGCGTCCTCGCGTGCGGGCTCTATGCTCGATGCTAGTCCTGGTGCGGCGACAATTGCGATGCGGAGGGATACTCGCAAGCGACTAAGCGGCAGCAGCTTTAGCTCATCCGTTAGGGACGGCGATGGAGCCCCTTCGTATGTCACATCCAGCCGTCCGTCTTATGGAACTAGGACACAAGGAGATAGTCGTCCTAGCAGTCGTACCAGTTTCTCCAGTTCCCTCAGTCACAGTACTCACCCAAGTGTGACGCCTTCTAACCGCCCAGAAagtcgccagagccgtacgAAAACTCCACTGGGCCATTATTCCACCAATCCTACCACTGAAAGTCGGCGACCACGCTCGTCACTCAGCAACCCGGCGGGGCAATCGACCCCAATTAACGGCATGACGTACAtagacgaggatgaagacctTGCCGAACAGTTCAATATGCGTGCAACGATCAGCTCAACGCGCCCTACTCGTCTTCCGTCGTTCTCCAATCCAGCATTCTCTACACCCACTGGGTTGAAGAAACGGTCAACTAGCGGCATGTCAGGAATTCCAGCACCTAGAACCTTGCGACGAGGAAATACCATGGGGCCGCCCAAAACGAAACCGAAGCCGGTGGCCGGTGACTTAGGTGAGACATTCTGA
- a CDS encoding cysteine hydrolase family protein (transcript_id=CADANIAT00006888), with amino-acid sequence MADPTDLNLDAPSDLQDIPDMSMQLVPPPEGTYPDKTSLLASVQAHAKAHGYNVVVKSSSTPTEKKPGRTAKVWLRCDRGGHYRPRNGLTEETRKRRRTSRLMDCPFMLVAAGTPGIWTLTVLNGTHNHGPIVEKPRQVPHHKVRKGQIAAVPYDWPHDATLTPYTTALVIIDMQKDFCAPGGYMEFQGYDISPARELIPKLQQLLNTFRSAGFPVYHTREGHRPDLSTLSSRETYRSQNNSSGLGIGSPGPLGRLLIRGELGHDTVDELYPLPGEPVIDKPGRGAFAYTDFELLLRNKGIKNLVLAGVTTDVCVSTTMREANDRGFDCVILEDGTAASEPALHVSTIESVKMEGGIFGAVAKLEDVMHAVENFKAVTVKKLAPQMTSN; translated from the exons ATGGCGGACCCCACCGATCTGAATCTCGACGCGCCTAGCGATCTTCAAGACATCCCGGATATGTCAATGCAGCTTGTGCCTCCGCCGGAAGGGACATACCCAGACAA AACATCGCTTCTTGCCTCTGTGCAAGCGCATGCAAAAGCCCATGGATATAACGTGGTGGTTAAATCGTCTAGTACACCAACTGAAAAGAAGCCGGGGCGTACAGCCAAAGTGTGGTTGCGGTGTGACCGAGGCGGGCACTACCGGCCGCGCAATGGCCTTACTGAAGAGACGAGGAAACGGCGGCGCACGTCCCGTCTGATGGACTGTCCGTTTATGCTGGTTGCAGCTGGAACTCCTGGCATTTGGACGCTGACAGTCTTGAACGGCACACACAATCATGGTCCGATTGTTGAGAAGCCACGACAAGTTCCTCATCACAAAGTTCGAAAAGGCCAGATCGCTGCGGTTCCTTATGACTGGCCGCACGATGCAACGCTCACGCCGTATACAACTGCACTGGTTATCATTGATATGCAAAAAGACT TTTGTGCGCCAGGTGGATATATGGAGTTTCAAGGCTATGACATATCACCTGCACGAGAACTGATACCAAAGTTACAGCAGCTACTGAACACATTTAGGTCAGCCGGGTTTCCAGTGTATCATACCCGCGAAG GCCACCGACCTGATCTGTCAACACTTTCAAGCCGAGAAACATATCGATCACAGAATAATTCATCCGGACTTGGAATTGGCTCGCCCGGACCATTAGGTCGTCTTCTGATTCGTGGTGAACTGGGCCATGACACCGTTGACGAACTGTATCCTCTCCCCGGCGAACCGGTAATTGACAAACCCGGCCGTGGTGCCTTTGCGTACACGGACtttgagcttctcctccGAAACAAAGGTATCAAGAACCTTGTCCTCGCGGGCGTGACGACGGACGTATGCGTGTCCACGACGATGCGCGAGGCCAATGACCGGGGATTCGATTGTGTTATCCTTGAAGATGGTACTGCAGCCAGTGAGCCGGCCCTTCACGTAAGCACGATAGAATCGGTGAAAATGGAGGGTGGAATCTTCGGTGCAGTTGCCAAGCTGGAGGATGTAATGCACGCGGTGGAAAACTTCAAGGCCGTCACTgtgaagaagctggctcCTCAGATGACGTCTAATTAG
- a CDS encoding TRAPP subunit TRS20 (transcript_id=CADANIAT00006889): MSYYFTILSPTDVPLFNIAFGTSKSGGDGIARFRFPDAAQNTYMTQFIIHSSLDMLEEAQWMGGNMYLKHIDTYPPASAYVSAFLTPSGTRFLLLHQPPQPNLPPSGAGGGSGGLGSSTMSLGSSAMGMGGSGLFGGSGVGSSGRTSSSSIAANPTAPQTEEAVRQFMTEVYEAYVKTVMSPFYRRGMEIRSPVFRSKVSAAGRKWL; the protein is encoded by the exons ATGTCATACTACTTCACAATTCTCTCCCCAACAGATGTTCCCCTTTTTAACATTGCCTTCGGCACCTCCAAATCCGGCGGCGATGGCATCGCCCGCTTTCGCTTTCCCGACGCCGCCCAGAACACGTATATGACGCAGTTCATTATCCACTCTAGTCTCGATATGCTTGAGGAGGCACAGTGGATGGGAGGTAATAT GTACCTAAAACACATCGACACATACCCACCTGCTTCAGCATATGTCTCTGCTTTTCTAACGCCCTCCGGCACAAGATTCCTGTTATTACATCAACCACCTCAGCCAAATCTACCCCCTTCTGGTGCCGGTGGTGGCAGTGGGGGACTTGGGTCGAGTACAATGAGCCTTGGTTCCTCCGCGATGGGGATGGGAGGATCAGGGCTCTTCGGAGGGTCAGGGGTGGGTTCGTCAGGACGAACGTCGAGCAGTTCTATCGCGGCGAATCCGACGGCGCCGCAgacggaggaggcggttAGGCAGTTTATGACGGAAGTCTATGAGGCGTATGTGAAGACGGTGATGAGCCCGTTTTATAGAAGGGGGATGGAAATTCGAAGCCCGGTTTTCAGGTCGAAGGTATCGGCTGCGGGAAGGAAGTGGTTATAA